The nucleotide sequence ATTGCCCGGGCGCTGGCGGCCCGACCAACGGTTATCTTCGCCGACGAACCGACCGGTAACCTGCATTCTGACCAGGCTCGTGAGATCATGGAGCTCTTTCTGGAGTTGAACAAAAAAGACGGCGTAACCATTGTGCAGGTGACTCACTCGGAAGTCAACGCCGAATACGGTTCGCGTATCGTCAGGCTGAAAGATGGCTGGCTGGAGCTGGAAAAGCTGGCTCAGTAAGCCATAAAGAGCTGACGAATGGATGAGAACAGGGGCGTGTCGATTTCGCCTTTGAAAACCTGAATGCCTGCTACGTTGGCTGCAAAGATAACATTAGCAGCATCCAGCGCGTCTGGGAAGAAAAAACCTTCCTGCACGTTCGGTATCTTTTGGAGGATCTGTCGCCGGCTGATGCCATTAATGCAGCCGGTCTGGAGAGCCGGTGTATAGAGTATACCGTCCCGTAGCCAGTATAGATTCGAGGCCAGGCATTCAGCCAGATGCCCGTTGGTATCAAGCAGGATTACGTCGTCCAAATCGTTTTCCTGCTTAAAGACACCGGCCAGCACATACGGTAGCGAATTCAGGGTTTTAAAGGCTGAAATAGCGGAGGGTGCCAACCGAATCTGGTCATAAATTCCTAGTTTTGTTTTTCTGGTAACAGAAAATGCAGTGCCCGGCCGGACCATGATCAGGATGTTCGCTCGGTTTGTAGTTGGCGTGTAAAGGCCTCCCGTTTGGCGCCAGACCAGGAGCTTAATCCGGGCACACTCACTGGCGAGGCCATTGAGATCGAGCAGGTGCAGAATAGCCTGATGAATGGCTTCGGCGGTAAAGGTATTGGGCAGGCTCAGTCGAAGAGCCCCCATCCCGGTCGTTAATCGCTCGTAATGATCGGACCAGAACCAGACGCGGCCATTTTCCGCGCGAATGGTTTCAAATAAGCCGTCGCCATAGTGAAAGGCGCGGTCGTCCGCCAGCAGATGAAAGTCGTTTTCAGGAATAACATCCGAATTATAAACCAGAAACATGCTTGTTTTGCGCCGTTTATCCCAAAATGATAGTTGCGCCGAAGGTATGTTTGTAACATTAACTCACCAAAAATAATGGGTATGCGAGTGGCGTATAAACAAATTTGGGTTGGCATGACCTTGTGCCTGGTAACAGGTATGTCGGTAGTGTATGCGCAGAACACCCCAGGCGCCCTAGCGCCGGGCAACGGAACCGTTGCTTCAACGCGATTAAGCTTACAGCAGTGTATTGAAATTGCGCAACAGAATAACGTTCAGATTCGGCAGGGGCAGCTGACGGTTGATAATACTAACCTGCAGCTTCGGCAGTCGCGGCTGAACCTTTTGCCAACGGCCAATTTTCAAAGCAGCCAGTCGCTGAGTGGTGGCCGGAACATTGACCCGCGTTCTAACCAGTTCGTTCAGCAGAGCATTAACTCGGGCAACTACCAGTTCAACGCAACGGCTACGCTGTTCAATGGCTTTACGCTGAAAAATACTGTTAAGCAGAACGATCTGGCTCTGCAGGCGAGTCAGCAGGAACTGCGGGCCACGCAGAACACGGTATCCCTTACAGTTGCCCAGAACTACCTGAACACGCTGACCGGAACTGAGCAACTGCTCATTGCACAGCGACAGGCCGATGTTACCCGGGCGCAGCTGGAGCGGATGCAGAAGCTGGTGAGTGCGGGTTCGGCACCCGAGGCTAACCTGCTGGAGTTGCAGGCTACCCTAGCCGGCAATGAGCTGGATATTGTGAATGCTCAGAACACGCTC is from Spirosoma taeanense and encodes:
- a CDS encoding aminotransferase class IV, which produces MFLVYNSDVIPENDFHLLADDRAFHYGDGLFETIRAENGRVWFWSDHYERLTTGMGALRLSLPNTFTAEAIHQAILHLLDLNGLASECARIKLLVWRQTGGLYTPTTNRANILIMVRPGTAFSVTRKTKLGIYDQIRLAPSAISAFKTLNSLPYVLAGVFKQENDLDDVILLDTNGHLAECLASNLYWLRDGILYTPALQTGCINGISRRQILQKIPNVQEGFFFPDALDAANVIFAANVAGIQVFKGEIDTPLFSSIRQLFMAY